A single region of the Brachypodium distachyon strain Bd21 chromosome 3, Brachypodium_distachyon_v3.0, whole genome shotgun sequence genome encodes:
- the LOC100838008 gene encoding uncharacterized serine-rich protein C215.13 translates to MGEKASDAAAAAVGDQDDGQAAAGVLALDGIQYCSEHPYRPGAAAAAVAGGGICAFCLQEKLGRLVSSSKSSPFFPPGGHPPPSASPSSPPSFRRAAAEPPLPPHHSSAGSRKFIPFQRKKNSSSASASTLSASMAGGGLKRSKSVAPRPEEQHYSSFSTAESPRKKSFWSFLYLSSSSSAYAHQQTASSSSSSVSSYTTTNGAGARRKSVSVASAAWASRAGAGAQQDQQLRSSAARRMEAIGEPESLSQVSSSSSSFGRKVARSRSVGCGSRSFSGDFLDRISFGDCTLRRVESQREREPKASKMRAALGRHLGADEEDDDDDVYEHRDRIKCAGFFGGMGPTSSSYWLSAAEGTRKRGGSRSHRSWAWALASPMRALRPTSSTSTKIITAEPSGHVVVSSSGDTPAAALSISSPMPSSSDVAAATAMD, encoded by the coding sequence ATGGGGGAGAAGGCGTctgatgcggcggcggcggcggtgggggatCAGGACGAcggccaggcggcggcgggggtgctGGCGCTGGACGGCATCCAGTACTGCAGCGAGCACCCGTACCGGCcaggggccgcggcggcggccgtcgccggcggcgggataTGCGCCTTCTGCCTGCAGGAGAAGCTGGGGAGGCTCGTGTCCTCCTCCAAGTCCAGCCCTTTCTTCCCGCCCGGCGGTCACCCGCCGCCTTCCGCTtcgccctcgtcgccgccgtccttccgccgcgccgcggcggagcccccgctgccgccccACCACTCCTCCGCCGGCTCGCGCAAGTTCATCCCTTtccagaggaagaagaactcgTCCTCTGCCTCGGCTTCGACTCTGTCCGCTTCCATGGCCGGAGGTGGGCTGAAGCGGAGCAAGTCGGTGGCGCCGAGGCCCGAGGAGCAGCACTACTCGTCGTTCTCGACGGCCGAGAGCCCCCGCAAGAAGAGCTTCTGGTCCTTCCTCtacctctcctcctcttcgtccgcgTACGCGCACCAGCAGAcagcctcgtcttcctcctcctcggtgtcGTCGTACACCACCACCAACGGTGCCGGCGCCAGGAGGAAGTCGGTGTCGGTGGcctcggcggcgtgggcgtccagagccggcgccggcgcgcagCAGGACCAGCAGCTGCgctcctcggcggcgcgcaggATGGAGGCCATCGGCGAGCCGGAGAGCCTGAGCCAGgtgtcctcgtcgtcgtcgtccttcGGGCGGAAGGTCGCGCGGTCACGTTCCGTGGGCTGCGGCAGCCGCAGCTTCTCCGGGGACTTCCTCGACCGCATCTCCTTCGGCGACTGCACGCTCCGCCGCGTCGAGTCGCAGCGCGAGCGCGAGCCCAAGGCCAGCAAGATGCGCGCTGCGCTAGGCCGCCACCTCGGCGCtgacgaggaagacgatgacgacgacgtgTACGAGCACCGGGACCGGATCAAGTGCGCCGGGTTCTTCGGCGGCATGGGCCCAACGTCGTCCTCCTACtggctctccgccgccgagggCACGAGAAAGCGGGGTGGCTCTCGGAGCCACCGGAGCTGGGCGTGGGCGTTGGCCAGCCCCATGAGAGCGCTGAGGCCGACGAGCTCCACCTCGACCAAGATCATCACGGCCGAGCCTTCCGGTCACGTGGTGgtcagcagcagcggcgacaCGCCGGCGGCTGCATTGTCCATATCTTCCCCGATGCCATCCTCGTCAGATGTagcagcggcgacggcgatggaTTAA